The DNA window tccgtCTCCTATACTGACAACGCAATCGAAATTGTTCTCCGTTCGAGGGGAAACGCCTAGCTGTTGcacaatattcaatataacagataaataatagtttcgcgccgcgcgcgctaTGTCAAGCATCGAATTTTTCTCGACCGAAGTTAATTTCGAATCGGGCCGCCTTATCGAACGGATTCGAAGCCGCGAGTTCGTCGTCATAGCGACGTCAATTTGTTGTTGCGGAACAGTGCGTTTGCAGCGAGATGATATCGGGGCtgctgtctctctctctcacgagTGTATTATATTCGCGATGGACGGCCACTTCCATCCGGGGGATTTGGAGGCGCtgcaaaaattaatctgcCCGCCGAAGGACGACTCCGACGTCGAGGATGATCTACCGCAGGCGGGCGCGAGGAAGTTGGGTGAGTCTGCGCTTACGACTGATTAATTATGGATACACGCCCGTACGTACACACGCCGGCAAATTTGTTGCTGTTAGAACAAATTCGGCGCCGGTTCTCTTCCGCCCCCTTACCCTCCCGCGCGCCAACTAATTTTCCCCGTGTAATTTCGAGCCCGGCGATACCGCGAAAATTGAAAATCTCTCGTCGTATCGGTATACGTTTAATTCGGCTATGTTTAATTGTACTATGCGGGATATTATTTGGCCGCAGAACGCAATTAATTGGAAAAACAAAACCAATAGCTTCGTACGCGCAAGCGCGCggattattttgtattattattattattattcttattatattcCTTTTATTCGCGTTTACGAATGTCTGAAACTCGTGGCGGAGGAGTTAAGGAGGTATGTACGTGTCAAAGGactagataaaaatataaacattttatacacCTCTGTTATTACGTTTGCGTATCCGTGTAAAATTTGAGAACAATTCTTTGATcggtttatttaatttttcgtttGCCCTCTTATGTAAAATCGCGTTTAGTATtgatttgcaaatttgataagaagtattacaaattaaattaagttttccACATAtcctaataaaattctaataaatattgcgAAAGGTTACTTGAATTTACTTACTCGTTTGAAAGTTATTTACCTAAAACTGGAAAAAGTATAATCATTCTTTGCCAAATTATTCATTGTTTTCCTCTTTGTAATTGATTTCAGagtcaaaatttaaacattcctaggcaacattttttaaatcgttgATCAGAgggaaaaagaataaatctaaaaaactCGAAAACTTTTCGCTTTATTAGGCCGAAAAGATTCTTAAAAGGAGAACGAAACAACGATAAAGagaacaaaagttttttttccatcGTTCCCATCTCGAGTAGACATTTTATGCAGATAGCGCAGGATTGCATCCTCTTCTCCTCTCGTTGAATCGTTGTAGTAAATTGTGAACTGGACGTAACATACGCGATGagttttatatatgcatatttcGATTTTCCCTTCGCAAACCGGTATAATATTATCGACGTAACGCTTTATAAACGATTCGACGCAACGGCGAGCGAAGCAACCCGCTGCAAGTTATATTCGCATTGTCAATCATTAATTCTAATAGGAATCTCGCGTAATCCTCAGTTCGCAGTCGTAACGCGCAACGTgcgttaattataaatcatcGTTACACATCCGTTTTTAAATTACCGTTAATCAGCTTTACGCGCGGCCTCCGGGTGGTGCTCGATGTTATCACGCGTCTATTCTCGGGACAACGTAACGTTATTAGTCATTAGTCGGgcgggggaggagggaggggaggggtgTAGGACAAATTGACAGatcgcaaataaaatatttgccaTGAAGGACCGGGTGACATCGGCGCGTCGAGCGAACCCTCGTCCCAGGATCGCGTGGGACCACATGCGCCCCTCCAGGGCGCGGGTGATGATATTTGGCATCCTTCGGAGGCGGTCGACACCCGGGGCTCGCAGGATCACGACCCCAGAAAGATGCCCGAATACGAGATGAAGTTCAAGCAGGCAGTGACGGCGGAGGACGTTTACTTGGGAGTAagtttcttttccttttgcaACGAAGGGATTTGGTACACGATATCGAGCGTTTCGTACACGGCGTAGttcgtaaaatattcttatccTAGATTTAATACGGTAAATCATcacagattttataaattctagaCACATACATGAATATCAGTCTCGTGCTAAGAAAAGCGATTAATCAATTTCTGATTTTCTTCTTGTAACTAACATTTTCTCTGcagagaatattttctttataatagtcttaaaatatactcaTTATTCATGTAAAATAAGTAACGCTTATTTAAAGACGTTTTGGTTCTGCAATATCA is part of the Monomorium pharaonis isolate MP-MQ-018 chromosome 2, ASM1337386v2, whole genome shotgun sequence genome and encodes:
- the LOC105832671 gene encoding dynein assembly factor 6, axonemal, encoding MSSIEFFSTEVNFESGRLIERIRSREFVVIATSICCCGTVRLQRDDIGAAVSLSHECIIFAMDGHFHPGDLEALQKLICPPKDDSDVEDDLPQAGARKLGPGDIGASSEPSSQDRVGPHAPLQGAGDDIWHPSEAVDTRGSQDHDPRKMPEYEMKFKQAVTAEDVYLGIGFKTPCTASCEWLSLLVKLPGETREEVELSVESEAIDVRSPRYRLHLPTPHPVDPNASSAKWHGDTATLEVTLRLARELDNVNF